From one Luteipulveratus mongoliensis genomic stretch:
- the ybeY gene encoding rRNA maturation RNase YbeY, translating to MSIDVLNETDVEVDLDELYACARYSLDEMRVHPQADLCIRVIDEAAMEVLHVQWMDLPGPTDVMSFPMDELRPARDDAEPEEGVLGDVVLCPTVAAAQAAQAGHTTQEELLLLTVHGILHLLGFDHAEPDERKEMFDLQRTLLLTFLAGRGRPAAQITPPSGTE from the coding sequence ATGAGCATCGACGTCCTCAACGAGACGGACGTCGAGGTCGACCTCGACGAGCTCTATGCCTGTGCTCGCTACTCGCTCGATGAGATGCGGGTGCACCCGCAGGCCGACCTCTGCATCCGCGTGATCGATGAGGCGGCCATGGAGGTCCTGCATGTCCAGTGGATGGATCTGCCCGGACCGACAGACGTCATGAGCTTTCCGATGGACGAGCTGCGCCCGGCACGTGACGACGCCGAGCCCGAGGAAGGCGTCCTCGGTGACGTCGTGCTGTGCCCGACGGTCGCGGCCGCGCAGGCCGCGCAGGCGGGACACACGACGCAGGAAGAGCTGCTGCTGCTGACGGTGCACGGCATCCTCCACCTCCTAGGGTTCGACCACGCCGAACCGGACGAGCGCAAGGAGATGTTCGACCTGCAACGCACCCTGCTGCTGACCTTCCTCGCGGGCCGCGGCAGGCCGGCTGCGCAGATCACACCGCCCTCCGGCACCGAGTGA
- a CDS encoding Dyp-type peroxidase: MQQVVEPPAKAAVFLVLTVNAGSESDVLEVLADAPGLTRSVSFRAPHDGLSAVVGIGAHLWDRLYDLPRPVGLHPFEEIVGAKHRAVSTPGDLLIHLRARRADLCFELARHLVARLADHATVVDEVHGFTYFDERDLLGFVDGTENPEGADAEAAVYIGDEDPAYVGGSYVLVQKYLHDLDAWNALPVEEQERAIGRSKLDDIEMADDIKPANSHVALNTIEDADGNDRQIVRDNMPFGAVGAQEFGTYFIGYAADPDVIEEMLRNMFIGKPPGTYDRILDFSTAKTGALFFVPTADFLEDPAPAEPADAADRDTPADRTTTDGSLGIGSLQHTNGKGTT, translated from the coding sequence ATGCAGCAGGTAGTGGAACCTCCGGCGAAGGCTGCGGTCTTCCTGGTCCTGACCGTCAATGCCGGCAGCGAGAGCGACGTCCTCGAGGTGCTGGCCGATGCACCCGGTCTGACGCGTTCGGTGTCGTTCCGTGCGCCTCATGACGGGCTCAGCGCGGTGGTCGGGATCGGTGCACACCTGTGGGACCGCCTCTATGACCTGCCCCGCCCGGTGGGGCTGCACCCTTTCGAGGAGATCGTGGGCGCCAAGCACCGCGCCGTGTCGACTCCGGGCGACCTGCTGATCCACCTGCGCGCCCGTCGGGCCGACCTGTGCTTCGAGCTGGCGCGCCACCTCGTGGCCCGGCTGGCTGATCATGCGACGGTCGTCGACGAAGTGCACGGGTTCACCTACTTCGACGAGCGCGACCTGCTCGGCTTCGTCGACGGCACCGAGAATCCCGAGGGCGCCGACGCCGAAGCCGCGGTCTACATCGGTGACGAGGACCCTGCGTACGTCGGCGGCTCCTATGTCCTCGTGCAGAAGTACCTGCACGACCTCGACGCCTGGAATGCTCTGCCGGTCGAGGAGCAGGAGCGGGCCATCGGCCGCAGCAAGCTCGACGACATCGAGATGGCCGATGACATCAAGCCGGCGAACTCGCACGTCGCGCTCAACACGATCGAGGACGCGGACGGCAACGACCGTCAGATCGTGCGCGACAACATGCCGTTCGGAGCCGTCGGCGCCCAGGAGTTCGGCACCTACTTCATCGGCTACGCCGCGGATCCGGACGTGATCGAGGAGATGCTGCGCAACATGTTCATCGGCAAGCCGCCGGGCACGTACGACCGGATCCTCGACTTCTCCACAGCCAAGACGGGCGCGTTGTTCTTCGTCCCGACCGCGGACTTCCTGGAAGACCCGGCGCCGGCCGAGCCGGCGGACGCCGCCGACCGCGACACACCGGCAGACCGTACGACGACCGATGGCTCACTCGGCATCGGCAGCCTCCAGCACACGAACGGAAAGGGCACGACGTGA
- a CDS encoding MFS transporter, which produces MDDLKAATDAATVVRPRLTLAVLCAGMFLVLFDVTVVNVALPSMVRTFGDAGIVTQGVVVAYTVPLAALLLSAGGLVDRWTSRRVLIGGLALFVVGSVAATVAWSVLPLLLARAVQGVGAAGMLPAGLASVSELWPEPRARARAIATWSAVSASALAAGPLIGGELVELLGWRSIFGVTAVIAVVAATATWTVLPARTTGSRRRVDVAGSLLAAVALALLVSAAVVSRDSARGVVLLLVACGLVTVVLVCHERRAAQPLVPRELWHSRPLFGSCSVALLMNLVGNGTLLLVTLLLQGVQHRSAAEAGLSMVPFFVPLAVAPLVLRRWAAHVKPAHVVRLALALGVAGQLCLLSVTNGSGLAMVLVAMVLVGTCLGLLVPPLVTVTMAAAPALPGLAGALSNASRQVGTSLGVAVLGAVGGPARALGFVPGLHRAALVSIGLWVLAACIPLGDEGT; this is translated from the coding sequence ATGGACGACCTCAAGGCAGCCACGGACGCCGCGACCGTCGTACGACCTCGGCTCACGCTCGCGGTGCTGTGCGCCGGCATGTTCCTGGTGCTCTTCGACGTCACTGTCGTGAACGTCGCCTTGCCGAGCATGGTGCGGACGTTCGGTGACGCCGGCATCGTCACGCAGGGTGTGGTGGTCGCCTACACCGTGCCGCTGGCCGCCCTCCTGCTGAGCGCAGGTGGGCTGGTCGACCGATGGACGTCGCGGCGTGTGCTCATCGGTGGACTCGCGCTGTTCGTGGTCGGCTCGGTCGCGGCGACCGTGGCCTGGAGTGTGCTGCCCCTGCTGCTCGCCCGGGCTGTGCAGGGAGTCGGCGCAGCGGGAATGCTGCCCGCCGGTCTCGCGTCCGTCAGTGAGCTGTGGCCCGAGCCTCGGGCGCGTGCTCGCGCGATCGCGACCTGGTCGGCGGTGTCGGCGTCGGCCCTGGCCGCCGGCCCTCTCATCGGTGGCGAGCTCGTGGAGCTCCTCGGGTGGCGGAGCATCTTCGGGGTCACAGCGGTCATTGCCGTCGTCGCTGCGACCGCCACCTGGACGGTGCTGCCGGCGCGTACGACGGGTAGTCGCCGCCGCGTCGACGTCGCCGGCTCCCTCCTCGCTGCGGTCGCGCTGGCCCTGCTCGTCTCTGCTGCTGTCGTCTCGCGGGACTCGGCCCGGGGAGTCGTTCTGCTCCTTGTCGCGTGCGGGCTCGTCACGGTGGTGCTCGTATGCCATGAGCGCCGCGCAGCCCAGCCTCTGGTGCCGCGCGAGCTGTGGCATTCTCGGCCGCTGTTCGGCTCATGCTCGGTGGCCTTGCTGATGAACCTGGTCGGCAACGGGACCTTGCTGCTCGTGACCCTCCTCCTGCAGGGCGTGCAGCATCGGAGCGCTGCCGAGGCCGGCCTCTCGATGGTCCCGTTCTTCGTGCCGCTGGCCGTCGCACCCCTCGTCCTGCGCAGGTGGGCTGCGCACGTGAAGCCGGCCCATGTCGTACGCCTTGCGCTCGCCCTCGGGGTCGCCGGCCAGCTCTGCCTGCTGTCGGTGACGAACGGCAGCGGACTCGCCATGGTCCTGGTGGCGATGGTGCTGGTGGGTACCTGCCTCGGTCTGCTCGTCCCGCCGCTCGTCACGGTCACGATGGCCGCAGCGCCCGCACTGCCTGGACTCGCCGGCGCACTGAGCAACGCCTCGCGTCAGGTCGGGACCTCGCTCGGAGTCGCCGTACTCGGCGCCGTGGGTGGCCCGGCACGAGCGCTGGGGTTCGTACCGGGGCTGCATCGCGCTGCGCTGGTGTCCATCGGACTCTGGGTGCTGGCTGCCTGCATCCCGCTGGGCGACGAGGGCACATAA
- a CDS encoding PhoH family protein, with protein sequence MTDDHQPTTAPTGASPDLDDAAPTTEAPHTIVIPPDIAMVTLLGPRDELLRTMERAFPQLTIHVRGNEFHLRGLDADIAIIEDLIAQLLTIIDAGQPLNRDAVERSIGMLQAKTRERPADVLTMNIVSSRGRTIRPKTLGQKQYVDAIDKNTIVFGIGPAGTGKTYLAMAKAVAALQAKEVNRIILTRPAVEAGERLGFLPGTLNDKIDPYLRPLYDALHDMVDPDSIPRLMASGTVEVAPLAYMRGRTLNDAFIILDEAQNTSAEQMKMFLTRLGFGSKMVVTGDVTQVDLPGGTQSGLRVVQNIIGDVEDVHFSFLSAQDVVRHRLVSHIVEAYGVWDARGQAKNHGGAGARRTTRIAGEREQA encoded by the coding sequence ATGACAGACGACCATCAGCCGACCACAGCCCCCACCGGCGCCAGCCCTGACCTGGACGACGCCGCGCCGACCACTGAGGCCCCGCACACGATCGTGATCCCGCCGGACATCGCGATGGTGACCCTGCTCGGGCCGCGCGATGAGCTGCTGCGCACCATGGAGCGCGCGTTCCCGCAACTGACGATCCACGTGCGGGGCAACGAGTTCCATCTGCGGGGCTTGGACGCCGATATCGCGATCATCGAGGATCTGATTGCTCAGCTGCTCACCATCATCGACGCCGGCCAGCCGCTCAACCGCGACGCTGTCGAGCGGTCGATCGGCATGCTGCAGGCCAAGACTCGCGAGCGCCCGGCCGACGTGCTGACGATGAACATTGTCAGCAGCCGTGGCCGCACGATCCGGCCCAAGACGCTCGGTCAGAAGCAATATGTCGACGCCATCGACAAGAACACCATCGTCTTCGGCATCGGCCCGGCCGGCACCGGCAAGACCTACCTGGCGATGGCCAAGGCGGTCGCGGCGCTGCAGGCCAAGGAGGTCAACCGGATCATCCTGACCCGTCCGGCCGTCGAGGCCGGTGAGCGGCTGGGCTTCCTGCCCGGCACCCTCAACGACAAGATCGACCCCTACCTCCGGCCGTTGTACGACGCCCTGCACGACATGGTCGACCCGGACTCGATCCCGCGGCTGATGGCGTCGGGCACCGTCGAGGTCGCGCCGCTGGCCTACATGCGCGGCCGCACGCTGAACGACGCGTTCATCATCCTCGACGAGGCCCAGAACACCTCGGCCGAGCAGATGAAGATGTTCCTGACGCGGCTGGGCTTCGGCTCCAAGATGGTCGTCACCGGCGACGTCACCCAGGTTGATCTGCCTGGCGGGACACAGTCGGGGCTGCGCGTGGTTCAGAACATCATCGGCGATGTCGAGGACGTGCACTTCTCCTTCCTCAGCGCCCAGGACGTCGTACGCCACCGGCTGGTCAGCCACATCGTCGAGGCCTACGGGGTCTGGGACGCCCGCGGCCAGGCGAAGAACCACGGTGGGGCTGGCGCCCGGCGTACGACCCGGATCGCAGGAGAGCGCGAGCAAGCATGA
- a CDS encoding FdhF/YdeP family oxidoreductase, which yields MGDRTENGPLGYRHPAAGWGAAMSVGKVLLREREPLLGPKAIFKMNHENGGFDCPGCAWPDDTKGLKLDICENGIKHVTWEMTGRRTTAEFFAEHSVTELETWSDFQLEDQGRLTEPMVYDSETDHYVPIDWPSAFALIGQVLGGLGSPDEAAFYTSGRLGNEATFLYQLMAREYGTNNLPDCSNMCHEASGRALQAALGTGKGTADLADWQAADALFIMGVNAASNAPRMLTALAEATKRGAQVVHINPLVEAAGTRTIVPHDFVDMAINKATATSTLNLQVRPGGDLALLRGIAKALLEADRTDPKAVDQEFVDRFTDRFEAYRELCEATPWEDLERQSGLSRADILKAADVYSRSDRTLISWCLGVTQHEHGVDTVREIVNVLLLRGNLGREGAGPSPVRGHSNVQGNRTCGIDHRPKPEFLDRLAAACGIDPPREHGLDTVSTIKAMNEGGIKVFIGMGGNFAKAAPDTAYTEAGLRSCDLTVHVSTKLNRSHIAHGKRALILPCLGRTEKDEQVAGLQSTSVEDSMSMVHLSVGMKKPASPHLLSEPAIVAGMARATLPDSATPWESYVEDYDRIRDVMAKALVGFEDFNRRVRLPLGFRLRQPARELVFQTPSGRAEFSSAPLPDVIPTDGDVLVLQTMRSHDQWNTTIYSDDDRYRGIKNLRTLILMHEADLRERGLASGDLVDIVATSKDGSVRRLDRYRALAYDLPRGSAAGYMPEMNVLVGAADYSTQSDQPLMKNLKVRVTASPVE from the coding sequence GTGGGCGATCGAACCGAGAACGGTCCTCTGGGCTACCGTCACCCGGCCGCCGGCTGGGGAGCCGCGATGTCGGTCGGCAAGGTGCTGCTCCGCGAGCGTGAGCCTCTTCTCGGTCCGAAGGCCATCTTCAAGATGAACCATGAGAATGGCGGCTTCGACTGTCCCGGCTGCGCCTGGCCGGACGACACGAAGGGCCTCAAGCTCGACATCTGCGAGAACGGCATCAAGCACGTCACGTGGGAGATGACCGGCCGTCGTACGACCGCGGAGTTCTTCGCGGAGCACAGCGTCACCGAGCTCGAGACGTGGAGCGACTTCCAGCTCGAGGACCAGGGTCGGCTGACCGAGCCGATGGTCTATGACTCCGAGACCGACCACTACGTGCCGATCGACTGGCCGTCGGCGTTCGCGCTCATCGGGCAGGTGCTGGGTGGGCTCGGGAGCCCTGACGAGGCGGCGTTCTACACCTCGGGGCGGCTCGGCAACGAAGCGACGTTCCTCTATCAGCTGATGGCGCGCGAGTATGGCACCAACAACCTGCCGGACTGCTCCAACATGTGCCACGAGGCGTCGGGCCGCGCGCTGCAGGCGGCGCTCGGCACGGGCAAGGGCACCGCTGACCTCGCTGACTGGCAGGCGGCTGACGCGCTGTTCATCATGGGCGTCAACGCCGCGTCCAACGCGCCGCGCATGCTCACGGCACTCGCCGAGGCGACCAAGCGGGGCGCGCAGGTCGTGCACATCAACCCGTTGGTCGAGGCGGCCGGGACGCGCACGATCGTGCCGCACGACTTCGTGGACATGGCGATCAACAAGGCGACCGCGACCAGCACCCTGAACCTCCAGGTACGCCCCGGCGGGGACCTGGCTCTGCTGCGCGGGATCGCCAAGGCGCTGCTCGAGGCGGACCGGACGGACCCGAAGGCGGTCGACCAGGAGTTCGTGGATCGCTTCACCGACCGGTTCGAGGCCTACCGCGAGCTGTGCGAAGCCACGCCGTGGGAGGACCTCGAGCGGCAGTCCGGACTGAGCCGCGCCGACATCCTCAAGGCTGCCGACGTCTACTCCCGGTCGGACCGGACGCTCATCAGCTGGTGCCTCGGCGTGACCCAGCACGAGCACGGCGTCGACACGGTCCGCGAGATCGTCAATGTGCTGCTGCTGAGGGGCAACCTGGGCCGCGAAGGTGCCGGGCCGTCGCCGGTGCGCGGGCACAGCAACGTGCAGGGCAACCGCACCTGCGGTATCGACCACCGTCCGAAGCCGGAGTTCCTCGACCGCCTCGCTGCGGCCTGCGGGATCGACCCGCCCCGCGAGCACGGCCTGGACACGGTGAGCACGATCAAGGCCATGAACGAGGGCGGGATCAAGGTCTTCATCGGGATGGGCGGCAACTTCGCGAAGGCTGCCCCAGACACGGCGTACACCGAGGCCGGCCTGCGCAGCTGCGACCTGACCGTGCACGTGAGCACCAAGCTGAACCGCAGCCACATCGCGCATGGCAAGAGGGCCTTGATCCTGCCGTGCCTCGGCCGCACCGAGAAGGACGAGCAGGTCGCCGGCCTGCAGTCGACCTCGGTCGAGGACTCGATGAGCATGGTCCACCTGTCGGTCGGGATGAAGAAGCCCGCCTCGCCCCACCTCCTGTCCGAGCCGGCCATCGTGGCCGGCATGGCGCGCGCGACGCTCCCGGACAGCGCGACGCCGTGGGAGTCCTACGTCGAGGACTATGACCGCATCCGCGACGTGATGGCCAAGGCGCTGGTCGGGTTCGAGGACTTCAACCGTCGGGTACGCCTGCCGCTGGGTTTTCGGCTCCGGCAACCGGCGCGGGAGCTGGTCTTCCAGACGCCGTCCGGGCGGGCGGAGTTCTCCTCGGCGCCGCTACCTGACGTGATCCCGACCGATGGTGACGTGCTGGTCCTGCAGACGATGCGCTCGCACGACCAGTGGAACACCACGATCTACTCCGACGACGACCGCTATCGCGGCATCAAGAACCTGCGCACGCTGATCCTCATGCACGAGGCCGATCTGCGAGAGCGCGGTCTTGCATCGGGTGACCTCGTGGACATCGTGGCCACGTCCAAGGACGGGTCAGTGCGCAGGCTCGATCGATATCGTGCCCTCGCCTATGACCTGCCGCGCGGGAGCGCTGCGGGATACATGCCGGAGATGAACGTGCTCGTGGGTGCGGCCGACTACAGCACCCAGAGCGACCAGCCCCTGATGAAGAACCTCAAGGTCCGAGTCACGGCCTCGCCGGTCGAGTAG
- a CDS encoding class I SAM-dependent methyltransferase: MKDYEAWAEFGDTLRLPVDPANDFVATVPWEGAAFDASLPLIDIGPGSGVTTVALAQRYPDSEVIAVEPDWIMRSLLMLRIAEHTEVRERTTVMPESILDSWLPDQCGGALLFNVIYFLGEREREQFWARMAKVLAPGASVLMSRSYGAGDGAVARKLSKSATMGRHEYQRWFEAQPLEDGRVEITNTYVVLRDGEVVREEQTQVTPYGLSEDHVVDEIPVGQFGIEELDEEFLAIRRHPDIIR; encoded by the coding sequence GTGAAGGACTACGAGGCCTGGGCCGAGTTCGGCGACACGCTGCGTCTGCCGGTCGACCCCGCGAACGACTTCGTGGCCACCGTGCCGTGGGAGGGAGCGGCCTTCGATGCGTCACTCCCGCTCATCGACATCGGACCTGGCAGCGGTGTCACCACGGTGGCGTTGGCGCAGCGATACCCGGACTCCGAGGTGATCGCGGTCGAGCCGGACTGGATCATGCGCTCGCTGCTCATGCTGCGCATCGCCGAGCACACCGAGGTCCGTGAGCGCACCACCGTGATGCCTGAGTCGATCCTCGACTCCTGGCTGCCCGACCAGTGCGGTGGCGCGTTGCTGTTCAACGTCATCTACTTCCTCGGCGAGCGCGAGCGCGAGCAGTTCTGGGCCCGGATGGCCAAGGTGCTGGCACCGGGCGCGTCGGTGCTCATGAGCCGCTCCTACGGTGCGGGTGACGGAGCCGTCGCGCGCAAGCTGTCGAAGTCGGCCACGATGGGCCGCCACGAGTACCAGCGCTGGTTCGAGGCGCAGCCGCTCGAGGACGGTCGCGTCGAGATCACCAACACCTACGTCGTGCTGCGGGACGGCGAAGTCGTGCGCGAGGAGCAGACCCAGGTCACGCCGTACGGCCTGAGCGAGGACCACGTCGTCGACGAGATCCCCGTGGGTCAGTTCGGCATCGAGGAGCTGGACGAGGAGTTCCTCGCCATCCGGCGTCACCCCGACATCATTCGCTGA
- the era gene encoding GTPase Era, whose protein sequence is MSDDFRAGFACLVGRPNAGKSTLTNALVGQKVAITSSKPQTTRHAIRGIATSEAGQLILVDTPGLHKPRTLLGQRLNQLVRETLLEVDVIGFCLPADQRIGPGDAFIAAELKELRRGRKRPMVAIATKTDTVDKQRLAEHLIAVDQLGEWDDIVPCSATKGDQVDIVAEVLMGFLPKSPALYPDGQLTDEPEAVMIAELVREAALEGVRDELPHSLAVVVEEMIPREDRPEDNPLLDVRVNVYVERSSQKAIIIGRGGSRLREVGTTARKGIEALLGQRVYLDLHVKVAKDWQRDPNQLSKMGF, encoded by the coding sequence GTGAGCGACGATTTTCGAGCGGGTTTCGCGTGTCTGGTCGGTCGCCCCAACGCCGGCAAGTCCACGCTCACCAACGCGCTGGTCGGACAGAAGGTCGCGATCACCTCCAGCAAGCCGCAGACGACGCGCCACGCGATCCGCGGCATCGCCACGAGCGAGGCAGGCCAGCTGATCCTGGTCGACACCCCGGGCCTGCACAAGCCGCGCACGCTGCTGGGACAGCGGCTCAACCAGCTGGTGCGCGAAACCCTGCTCGAGGTGGACGTCATCGGGTTCTGCCTGCCCGCCGACCAGCGGATCGGGCCGGGCGATGCCTTCATCGCCGCGGAGCTCAAGGAGCTGCGTCGAGGGCGTAAACGACCGATGGTCGCCATCGCGACCAAGACCGACACCGTGGACAAGCAGCGGCTGGCGGAACACCTGATCGCGGTGGATCAGCTGGGGGAGTGGGACGACATCGTGCCGTGCTCGGCCACCAAGGGTGACCAGGTCGACATCGTCGCCGAGGTCCTCATGGGCTTCCTGCCGAAGTCGCCCGCGCTCTACCCGGATGGTCAGCTCACCGACGAGCCGGAGGCGGTGATGATCGCCGAGCTGGTCCGCGAAGCCGCGCTCGAGGGCGTGCGCGACGAGCTGCCGCACAGCCTGGCGGTGGTGGTCGAGGAGATGATCCCGCGCGAGGACCGTCCCGAGGACAACCCGCTGCTGGACGTCCGGGTCAACGTCTATGTGGAGCGGTCCAGCCAGAAGGCCATCATCATCGGCCGCGGCGGTTCGCGGCTGCGCGAGGTGGGCACCACGGCGCGCAAGGGCATCGAGGCGCTGCTCGGCCAGCGGGTCTACCTCGACCTGCACGTCAAGGTCGCCAAGGACTGGCAGCGAGACCCCAACCAGCTCAGCAAGATGGGCTTCTAG
- a CDS encoding DUF1345 domain-containing protein: protein MTRPPLSAPTRLVAAVVVGLVVGAVVGPLTNAPLGVLAGLAAMATSFVAVGVFLLWPMSASATRSNARREDFEPIIEELVVVVAALGSLIGIVVLLVLHHSGSEDAAAAVGLGGVFMTWAMLHLMYTARYAHLYYGDPEGGIDFNNDDQPSYRDFFYFSFNLGMTYQVSDTNVSTTPIRAVVLRHSLLSYVFGTVILAATINLVAGILTG, encoded by the coding sequence GTGACCCGACCTCCGCTGTCCGCTCCGACCCGGCTGGTCGCGGCTGTCGTCGTCGGTCTGGTTGTTGGGGCCGTCGTCGGCCCACTCACCAACGCGCCACTCGGCGTCCTCGCTGGACTTGCAGCAATGGCAACGTCTTTCGTCGCCGTCGGGGTTTTCTTGCTGTGGCCGATGTCGGCGTCGGCCACTCGTAGCAATGCGCGCCGCGAGGACTTCGAGCCGATCATCGAAGAGCTCGTGGTCGTGGTCGCTGCCCTGGGCAGCCTGATCGGCATCGTCGTGCTCCTGGTGCTTCATCACTCCGGATCGGAGGACGCAGCGGCCGCCGTCGGGCTGGGCGGCGTCTTCATGACCTGGGCGATGCTGCACCTGATGTACACCGCGCGATACGCCCACCTCTACTACGGAGACCCGGAGGGCGGGATCGACTTCAACAACGACGACCAGCCGTCGTACCGCGACTTCTTCTACTTCAGCTTCAACCTCGGGATGACCTACCAGGTCTCCGATACCAACGTCTCGACGACACCGATCCGGGCTGTGGTGCTGCGCCACTCGTTGTTGTCGTACGTCTTCGGGACCGTCATCCTCGCGGCGACGATCAACCTGGTGGCGGGCATCCTGACCGGCTAA
- a CDS encoding family 1 encapsulin nanocompartment shell protein, giving the protein MNNLHRELAPISDAAWDEIDDEARRTFSGRVAGRRVIDMPDPAGSELAAVGTGHISAVESPVDGVVAHRREAQPVIELRVPFTVTREAVDDVERGSRDSDWQPVKDAATQIASAEDRVVLHGAPAAGIVGIGPSSSNEPVTLPPEVTAYPAAVAQAISELRLAGVDGAYSLLLSADLYTEVAETTDHGYPIRDHLARIVDGRIIWAPALDGALLVSERGGDYELHLGQDLSIGYLSHDADTVQLYLQESFTFLVNTAESSVVITGP; this is encoded by the coding sequence GTGAACAATCTGCATCGGGAGCTCGCGCCGATCTCGGACGCGGCCTGGGACGAGATCGACGACGAGGCGCGGCGGACGTTTAGCGGTCGGGTGGCCGGCCGCCGGGTGATCGACATGCCTGACCCGGCCGGGAGCGAGCTCGCGGCCGTCGGGACCGGACACATCAGCGCGGTGGAGTCCCCCGTCGACGGCGTGGTCGCGCATCGACGTGAGGCACAGCCCGTGATCGAGCTGCGGGTCCCCTTCACCGTCACCCGAGAGGCGGTCGACGACGTCGAGCGCGGCTCCCGTGACTCCGACTGGCAGCCGGTCAAGGACGCGGCGACCCAGATCGCCTCCGCCGAGGACCGGGTCGTGCTGCACGGCGCTCCGGCCGCGGGCATCGTCGGCATCGGGCCGAGCAGCTCCAACGAGCCCGTGACCCTGCCGCCCGAGGTCACCGCCTACCCGGCGGCTGTCGCGCAGGCGATCTCCGAGCTGCGCCTCGCCGGTGTCGATGGCGCGTACAGCCTGCTGCTGTCGGCCGACCTCTACACCGAGGTCGCCGAGACCACCGACCACGGCTACCCGATCCGCGACCACCTCGCACGGATCGTCGACGGCCGGATCATCTGGGCTCCCGCTCTCGATGGTGCGCTGCTGGTCTCCGAGCGCGGCGGTGACTACGAGCTGCACCTCGGACAGGACCTGTCCATCGGCTACCTGTCACACGACGCCGACACCGTCCAGCTCTACCTGCAGGAGTCGTTCACCTTCCTGGTCAACACTGCCGAGTCCAGCGTCGTCATCACCGGGCCGTGA
- a CDS encoding hemolysin family protein, which produces MMGLWITALLSVAVGFLLAATESAFSRLGPHRVDDLVEEGRRGAPALKGLLQERGAVLMVLNFLRVLSEATAAVLVTLAVDRIVDGFWATLLIAIAVMAVISFVLVGVSPRTLGRQHAEAVALATAPMVRWLRTVLAPVVRLVVLVGNAVTPGRGYRDGPFETEAELREFVDLAQESELIEADERKMIHSVFELGDTVAREVMVPRTDMITIDRAKTLRQAMVLFSRSGFSRLPVVDGSPDEVDGLLFFKDVSRRVFTDPATDSTPVHEAMRPIAYIPDSKPADDLLREMQLERRHFAIVIDEYGGTAGLVTMEDIVEEIVGEIDDEYDRATPGVEPMADGRTRVPARMHVDDLAELFDVTIDEDDVDTVGGLLTKAVGRVPIPGATAQVAGLRLTAERMAGRRHQLATVVVEQVVATNGEAGENGATDPAETRAGDDDVLGEEKVL; this is translated from the coding sequence ATGATGGGCCTGTGGATCACGGCGCTGCTGAGCGTCGCCGTCGGATTCCTGCTCGCCGCAACCGAATCCGCGTTCTCACGACTCGGACCGCACCGCGTCGATGACCTGGTCGAGGAGGGCCGGCGTGGAGCGCCCGCGCTGAAGGGTCTGCTGCAGGAGCGCGGCGCCGTCCTCATGGTGCTCAACTTCCTGCGGGTGCTGTCCGAGGCGACCGCGGCTGTGCTGGTGACCCTGGCGGTCGACCGGATCGTCGACGGCTTCTGGGCCACGCTGCTCATCGCGATCGCTGTGATGGCGGTCATCTCCTTCGTCCTGGTCGGCGTCTCACCGCGCACGCTCGGTCGTCAGCACGCCGAGGCAGTGGCGCTCGCGACCGCACCGATGGTGCGCTGGCTGCGCACGGTCCTGGCCCCGGTCGTACGCCTGGTCGTCCTGGTCGGCAACGCCGTGACACCTGGGCGCGGCTACCGCGACGGCCCGTTCGAGACCGAGGCCGAGCTGCGGGAGTTCGTCGACCTGGCGCAGGAGTCGGAGCTGATCGAGGCCGACGAGCGCAAGATGATCCACTCCGTCTTCGAGCTCGGGGACACCGTGGCGCGTGAGGTGATGGTCCCGCGTACGGACATGATCACCATCGACCGCGCCAAGACGCTGCGTCAGGCGATGGTGCTGTTCAGCCGGTCGGGCTTCTCGCGGCTGCCGGTCGTCGACGGCAGCCCGGACGAGGTCGACGGTCTGCTGTTCTTCAAGGACGTCTCCCGCCGCGTCTTCACCGACCCGGCGACCGACTCCACGCCCGTGCACGAGGCGATGCGCCCGATCGCCTACATCCCGGACAGCAAGCCGGCCGATGACCTGCTGCGCGAGATGCAGCTCGAACGTCGCCACTTCGCGATCGTCATCGACGAGTACGGCGGCACGGCCGGCCTGGTCACGATGGAGGACATCGTGGAGGAGATCGTCGGCGAGATCGACGACGAGTACGACCGCGCCACGCCTGGTGTCGAACCGATGGCTGACGGGCGCACCCGGGTGCCGGCCCGGATGCACGTGGACGACCTCGCCGAGCTGTTCGACGTGACGATCGACGAGGACGACGTGGACACCGTCGGAGGACTGCTCACCAAAGCCGTCGGGCGAGTGCCGATCCCCGGCGCGACCGCTCAGGTGGCCGGGTTGCGGCTCACCGCTGAGCGAATGGCGGGCCGTCGACACCAGCTGGCGACCGTCGTGGTGGAGCAGGTCGTCGCCACGAACGGTGAGGCAGGAGAGAATGGTGCGACTGACCCGGCCGAGACCCGCGCCGGGGACGACGACGTGTTGGGCGAGGAGAAGGTCCTGTGA